The Miltoncostaea oceani genome includes a region encoding these proteins:
- a CDS encoding glycine cleavage system protein R, giving the protein MNQVIVTAVGADRPGIVAAVTGALLEIGGNLEETRAALLRGSFATVLAVAVPDGVRPEDVEAALRPIADELGLGMSVGAAAPRHEGPPLSRWVLSVYGADHPGIVHGMAVALAENDANIVDLSSRLVGDPPVYVLGIEIERASDRSAASLERALREVAGAHGVEMSLEPEDDEVL; this is encoded by the coding sequence GTGAACCAGGTGATCGTCACTGCCGTGGGGGCCGATCGTCCCGGGATCGTCGCCGCCGTCACCGGGGCGCTCCTCGAGATCGGGGGCAACCTCGAGGAGACGCGCGCGGCGCTTCTGCGCGGATCGTTCGCGACGGTGCTCGCCGTCGCGGTCCCCGACGGGGTGCGCCCCGAGGACGTCGAGGCCGCGTTGCGCCCGATCGCCGACGAGCTGGGCCTCGGGATGTCGGTGGGCGCCGCCGCCCCCCGGCACGAGGGGCCGCCGCTCTCGCGCTGGGTGCTGTCGGTGTACGGGGCGGACCACCCCGGCATCGTCCACGGCATGGCCGTCGCCCTCGCCGAGAACGACGCGAACATCGTGGACCTGTCGTCCCGGCTGGTGGGCGACCCGCCCGTCTACGTCCTCGGCATCGAGATCGAGCGCGCATCCGACCGCTCCGCGGCGTCCCTGGAGCGGGCGCTCCGCGAGGTCGCCGGGGCCCACGGGGTCGAGATGAGCCTCGAGCCCGAGGACGACGAGGTCCTCTGA
- the def gene encoding peptide deformylase: protein MVREVLRYPDRRLKLPAAPVGRPGAAVRRLADDLRDTAASFPRTVGIAAPQIGALWRVAYVDCTGHKKVPDAQGPMWLIDPVVVDHEGDEIGREGCLSLPDITANVRRATRVVVEATDLDGSRRAIAAEGFEARVMLHEIDHLDGVLILDRVASLALDVFPRRR, encoded by the coding sequence GTGGTCCGGGAGGTCCTGCGCTACCCCGACCGCCGCCTCAAGCTCCCCGCCGCGCCGGTGGGGCGACCGGGCGCGGCGGTGCGGCGCCTCGCCGACGACCTGCGCGACACCGCCGCGTCGTTCCCGCGCACGGTCGGCATCGCCGCCCCGCAGATCGGCGCCCTCTGGCGGGTCGCCTACGTCGACTGCACGGGACACAAGAAGGTGCCGGACGCGCAGGGGCCGATGTGGCTCATCGACCCGGTCGTCGTCGACCACGAGGGCGACGAGATCGGCCGGGAGGGGTGCCTGTCGCTGCCGGACATCACCGCGAACGTCCGCCGGGCGACCCGGGTGGTGGTGGAGGCGACCGACCTCGACGGCTCCCGCCGCGCGATCGCGGCGGAGGGGTTCGAGGCGCGGGTGATGCTGCACGAGATCGACCACCTGGACGGGGTGCTGATCCTCGACCGGGTCGCCTCGCTGGCGCTCGACGTCTTCCCCCGCCGCCGCTGA